One genomic segment of Erysipelotrichaceae bacterium 66202529 includes these proteins:
- a CDS encoding methionine adenosyltransferase has translation MLNKQFFTSESVTEGHPDKICDQISDAVLDAILAQDPDARVACETCCTTGMVMIMGEISTSCYVDIPSIARNVVLDIGYDRAKYGFDGTTCSVLTSIDEQSKDIALGVDHSLETKEGGEENNGAGDQGMMFGYACDETPEYMPLPISLAHRLARRLTEVRKNGTLDYLRPDGKTQVTVEYENDRPTRVDTIVISTQHSDTVALETIREDLKKHVIDEIVDAALMDDETKIYINPTGRFVIGGPQGDSGLTGRKIIVDTYGGMARHGGGAFSGKDPTKVDRSAAYAARYVAKNIVAAGLARKCEIQLAYAIGVAQPVSILADTFGTGILCDEEIADIVRKEFDLRPTAIINTLELRKPIYRSLAAYGHFGREDLQVKWESTEPSKRLKAYVK, from the coding sequence ATGTTAAACAAACAATTTTTTACTTCCGAGTCAGTAACGGAAGGACATCCTGATAAAATCTGTGACCAGATCAGTGATGCAGTACTTGACGCCATTCTGGCACAGGATCCGGATGCGCGCGTTGCCTGTGAAACCTGCTGTACAACCGGTATGGTTATGATCATGGGCGAAATTTCCACCTCTTGTTATGTAGATATTCCAAGCATTGCAAGAAATGTTGTACTGGATATCGGATATGACAGAGCAAAATACGGATTTGACGGAACTACCTGTTCTGTTTTAACATCCATTGATGAGCAGTCAAAGGATATAGCACTTGGTGTTGATCACTCTCTGGAAACAAAAGAGGGTGGAGAAGAAAATAACGGCGCAGGTGATCAGGGAATGATGTTCGGATATGCCTGTGATGAAACACCGGAATATATGCCGCTTCCGATTTCACTTGCACATCGTTTGGCACGCCGCCTTACAGAAGTACGAAAGAATGGTACACTGGATTATCTGCGTCCGGATGGTAAGACACAGGTAACCGTTGAATATGAAAACGATCGTCCAACCCGTGTGGATACGATTGTAATTTCCACACAGCACTCTGATACTGTAGCACTGGAAACGATTCGTGAGGATTTGAAGAAGCATGTTATTGATGAAATTGTGGATGCTGCACTTATGGATGATGAAACTAAAATCTATATCAATCCAACAGGACGCTTTGTCATTGGCGGGCCGCAGGGAGACAGCGGCTTGACTGGAAGAAAAATTATTGTGGATACCTATGGCGGTATGGCACGTCACGGCGGTGGTGCCTTCTCCGGTAAGGATCCAACAAAGGTGGATCGCAGTGCTGCCTATGCTGCACGTTATGTTGCCAAAAATATTGTAGCAGCCGGACTGGCACGAAAGTGTGAAATTCAGCTTGCCTACGCGATTGGTGTGGCACAGCCCGTCAGCATACTTGCGGATACCTTCGGTACCGGAATACTATGCGATGAGGAGATTGCGGATATCGTAAGAAAAGAATTTGATCTTCGCCCTACTGCAATTATCAATACCCTGGAGCTGCGCAAGCCAATTTATCGAAGCCTTGCAGCTTACGGGCATTTCGGTCGTGAGGATTTGCAGGTAAAATGGGAGAGTACTGAGCCTTCCAAACGCTTAAAAGCATATGTAAAGTAA
- a CDS encoding PTS sugar transporter subunit IIC, with protein sequence MESMKDKIEAKVLDISAKLSTQTHLLALRNTFMTILPIMVFGGLSAVISAAPVTEKTTNGFLLAWAGFVSDYGYVFSWISVLSLGFITLYVALGITHYLCKNYNIEELIPNFITVFGLFMLAVRIEKLQYGLSLADLNFLDGKGLLVGIFVSIVTVEIYRFLKSKNFGKIKMPDSVPASLSETFASLSIAVLIMFLYLIMFIIFHNMDTTFAMWLSSVIAPQIKATDSLWFILLMTFIINAAWFFGIHNATFWGLMGPIMMMNISANAGQLSAGMVPTAILTEAFWIYFVCIGGVGSCLSLAILLCFSKAKLLKIVGKVGIIPAFFGISEPITFGLPMMLNPIFFVPCSLVSVVNAIIAFLCLNTGLIGKTYAMLSFNMPSIFGAYFSTGDFKAVILVAILIVIDMILYFPFMKIYEKQQLRIEQQDEAQAG encoded by the coding sequence ATGGAAAGTATGAAGGACAAAATTGAGGCTAAAGTGCTTGATATTTCTGCGAAGCTGAGTACGCAGACACACTTGCTTGCACTTCGAAACACATTTATGACCATACTGCCTATTATGGTTTTTGGCGGTTTATCAGCGGTTATATCAGCAGCTCCTGTAACAGAAAAAACAACCAATGGCTTTCTTCTTGCATGGGCAGGCTTTGTGTCAGATTACGGGTATGTATTTTCCTGGATTTCTGTTTTAAGTCTGGGCTTTATAACATTATATGTTGCGCTGGGTATTACACATTATCTGTGTAAAAACTACAATATTGAGGAACTGATTCCAAACTTTATCACCGTTTTTGGTCTGTTTATGCTGGCAGTGAGAATAGAAAAATTACAATATGGGTTATCGCTTGCAGATTTGAATTTTCTGGATGGGAAGGGTCTTCTGGTAGGTATCTTTGTGTCTATTGTCACAGTGGAGATTTACCGCTTTCTGAAGTCTAAAAATTTCGGAAAAATTAAAATGCCGGACAGTGTTCCAGCATCTTTATCAGAGACCTTTGCATCCTTATCGATTGCAGTACTGATCATGTTTTTATATTTGATTATGTTTATTATATTCCATAATATGGATACAACCTTTGCAATGTGGCTTAGCTCTGTAATTGCTCCGCAAATTAAAGCAACAGACAGCTTATGGTTTATTCTGCTCATGACCTTTATCATAAATGCAGCATGGTTTTTCGGAATTCATAATGCAACGTTCTGGGGACTGATGGGGCCAATTATGATGATGAATATTTCTGCAAATGCAGGACAGCTTTCCGCAGGAATGGTACCTACTGCAATACTGACGGAAGCATTTTGGATTTATTTTGTTTGTATCGGTGGGGTAGGCTCCTGTCTTTCGCTTGCAATTCTCCTCTGTTTCTCGAAAGCAAAATTGTTAAAAATCGTAGGAAAGGTTGGGATCATCCCTGCATTCTTCGGAATATCCGAACCGATTACATTCGGACTTCCTATGATGTTAAATCCTATATTCTTTGTACCCTGTTCCCTTGTTTCTGTTGTAAATGCAATCATAGCATTCCTTTGTTTAAATACAGGACTGATAGGAAAAACCTATGCGATGCTTTCCTTTAATATGCCTAGTATTTTTGGAGCATATTTCTCAACAGGAGATTTTAAAGCAGTTATTCTTGTTGCTATACTGATTGTCATTGATATGATTCTATATTTCCCATTCATGAAGATTTATGAAAAGCAGCAGTTGAGAATAGAACAGCAGGATGAAGCACAGGCCGGATGA
- a CDS encoding AbrB/MazE/SpoVT family DNA-binding domain-containing protein gives MKATGIVRRLDDLGRLVIPKEIRKQYRMKEGDSIEFFIDNDRIVIQKFDVMSKHMEEIMIMCDTLRAIYQNTVFFLKDECLVKTEHKVHEHFLMIAQTHRMKEFENERIYEDSAQRYKGLIYPVTAYGDWYGSFIIVFDKKELEKSELYAVEAFVQLLSRQQQQ, from the coding sequence ATGAAAGCGACAGGAATTGTAAGACGTCTTGACGACCTTGGACGACTGGTCATACCAAAAGAAATTAGAAAGCAGTACCGCATGAAGGAAGGAGATTCCATCGAATTTTTTATCGATAATGACAGAATCGTGATTCAGAAATTTGATGTTATGTCCAAGCATATGGAAGAAATCATGATCATGTGTGATACGCTGCGTGCCATATATCAGAATACAGTCTTTTTCCTGAAGGATGAATGTCTGGTGAAAACAGAGCATAAGGTGCATGAACACTTTCTTATGATAGCACAGACACATCGTATGAAGGAGTTTGAAAATGAACGTATTTATGAGGATAGTGCACAGCGCTATAAGGGTTTGATTTATCCAGTGACCGCCTATGGTGACTGGTATGGCTCCTTTATTATCGTATTTGATAAAAAAGAGCTTGAAAAATCAGAGCTATATGCTGTAGAAGCATTTGTACAACTTTTATCTCGCCAACAGCAGCAATAA
- a CDS encoding PTS lactose/cellobiose transporter subunit IIA, with product MEELEISLMQIISYSGEARSLCFEALENYREGKKNTGLNLYKDAEENLYTAKRAHSKILQQFASGDFDQVSLLMVHAEDQMMASEIIYQMTRELFKCLSEMKG from the coding sequence ATGGAAGAATTGGAAATCTCTCTTATGCAGATTATATCCTATAGCGGGGAGGCCAGATCACTGTGTTTTGAAGCATTAGAAAATTATCGTGAGGGGAAAAAAAATACAGGATTAAACCTTTATAAAGATGCTGAAGAAAATCTTTATACTGCGAAACGTGCTCATAGTAAAATTTTGCAGCAATTTGCCAGTGGTGATTTTGATCAAGTCAGTCTATTGATGGTTCATGCAGAGGATCAAATGATGGCTAGTGAAATCATTTATCAAATGACAAGGGAATTATTCAAATGTTTAAGTGAAATGAAAGGATGA
- a CDS encoding RNA-binding S4 domain-containing protein has product MRLDKYLKTARILKRRTVSKELADQERVYVNGKIAKPSTDVKIGDTIKVIFGYRELTVRVTMIQKQANKNDASLMFEVIEEKLIKKEEVKDILAEQ; this is encoded by the coding sequence ATGCGTCTTGATAAATATCTGAAAACGGCGCGCATACTGAAACGCAGAACAGTTTCAAAGGAGCTTGCGGATCAGGAGCGTGTTTATGTAAACGGAAAAATCGCAAAGCCTTCAACAGATGTTAAGATTGGTGATACGATCAAGGTTATTTTCGGGTATCGGGAATTAACAGTTAGGGTAACGATGATTCAAAAGCAGGCCAATAAAAATGATGCCTCCCTGATGTTTGAGGTCATAGAAGAAAAGCTGATAAAAAAAGAAGAAGTAAAAGATATTCTGGCAGAGCAGTAA
- a CDS encoding septum formation initiator family protein has translation MKLLISLLAIGVSCYLIYAASKDVIVMLDLKQEISANNEAINKLSTQKKDLASQKKKLEDPEYVKRYARDKFLVSKKGEQVFRLPGGNSNDSDDK, from the coding sequence ATGAAACTCCTGATTAGTCTTCTCGCTATAGGGGTTTCATGTTATCTTATATATGCAGCAAGTAAGGATGTAATCGTTATGCTGGATCTGAAACAGGAAATCTCCGCAAACAATGAAGCAATCAATAAGCTATCAACACAAAAAAAGGATCTTGCATCACAAAAGAAAAAGCTGGAGGATCCTGAATATGTGAAGCGTTATGCAAGGGATAAATTTTTGGTAAGTAAAAAAGGTGAACAGGTGTTCCGGCTTCCGGGTGGAAACAGTAATGATTCTGATGATAAATAA
- a CDS encoding PTS sugar transporter subunit IIB → MLKIILVCNAGMSTAMMAKKMNEQSEGYCYVEAYGDGDFMNYLQGCDLILVGPQIRHEIPRIKKFVESSVPVVSMNPSYYGLMNAKGVIEDVKKIMKERN, encoded by the coding sequence ATGTTAAAAATTATTCTCGTATGTAATGCAGGGATGTCCACAGCAATGATGGCAAAAAAAATGAATGAGCAGTCAGAGGGGTATTGTTATGTTGAAGCATATGGTGATGGAGATTTCATGAATTATTTACAAGGCTGTGATCTGATTCTGGTAGGCCCTCAGATCCGCCATGAAATTCCGCGAATTAAAAAATTTGTGGAATCTTCAGTACCTGTTGTAAGCATGAATCCATCTTATTATGGGTTGATGAATGCAAAGGGTGTTATCGAGGATGTTAAAAAAATAATGAAAGAGAGAAATTAA
- a CDS encoding amidohydrolase family protein yields MMYKMQANTKKLTAAAMGEIENDLVITGCRIFNVFTKEFLHGTVYITDSFITHVDYDTKSQLLPSKEHMHLQGILCPGFIDAHTHIESSLLVPENYASMVLPHGTTTVLEDAHEIANVMGVEGIQYMLNASEHLPMRQLMLLPSCVPSLPGFESAGAELYADDYKELFHHPRVVGLGEVMDYEGVLSGDKRIHDLLEAAKKQDCFLQGHSPMLQGKKLSAYLCAGPKSCHEVKTGEEALEKYRKGMWIDIREANTQGRMKEILEAFQDIRDYSRICFCSDDRRCNVTEDLGHMDYMIKKAVALGMPVEDALLAASYHVAQEANLPQLGAIAPGYAADIVLLNDTTNLQVQAVFYEGKPVCKGQKLLKPIKISAYTKQMEKKNTVRMTPFHMSDFMIKAKGPFSKLNIISFESEYTSTSYLKTRVCMVHKGNVQLNRKHKQLYLAVFNRYNQKQRAVCIVEKFGIDHGAVASSISHDSHNICVVYDTLENGLLAVTQIQEMNGGFCAVEHGHVIAAMPLPVAGLMTSAAAEEAAEQVNTMAAAFRRLGNTFLENPVSRITIMNLLVCPYCKLSDHGLVMTEDKKLIPVVKEEGIMLNDCYENVVLKKVPFPEEESCTPVLLSDATIQERLDKVICKMKERKLDCIAVYADVEHGANFEYLTGFIPRFEEALLILHKNKDAYLLLGNEVLSLARHARIAAKGLHMSYFSLPDQPLNEEQDLLHVLKKAGIQEGMQLGIVGWKGFYRLKKELFDIPFYMIEAMRACKAVLRNATDLFISPAYGVRTINNANEIAHYEYGQILAAKGLQRAILALKPGKTEVELGGLLEAEGQVHNVVTICSSGKRFEKANLYPMHKPVQKGERISLTVGYKGGLASRAAFVANSREDLPSNIRDYEEKIAKPYYAAICTWLEHIHIGMEGKEVHDLVDTILPKDKFHWKLNPGHLSADEEWLSSPIYEGSKEQLRSGMILQIDIIPSVEGYPGCCCENGIVLADDNLKKEIQKAYPDTWNRMQERRKYLEKTLGIYLHSDVLPLTNMVAYYTPYLMNHEYAYTWNQ; encoded by the coding sequence ATGATGTATAAAATGCAAGCAAATACGAAAAAGCTTACAGCTGCGGCGATGGGTGAAATAGAAAATGATTTAGTAATCACTGGCTGCAGAATCTTTAACGTATTTACGAAAGAATTTTTGCATGGTACTGTCTATATAACGGATTCGTTTATCACACATGTAGATTATGATACAAAAAGCCAATTACTACCATCAAAAGAGCATATGCATTTACAGGGTATCTTGTGTCCGGGCTTTATAGATGCCCATACGCATATAGAAAGCTCCCTGTTGGTTCCGGAAAACTATGCTTCTATGGTATTGCCGCATGGAACGACAACGGTTTTGGAGGATGCTCATGAAATCGCAAATGTTATGGGGGTTGAAGGAATCCAATATATGCTAAATGCATCAGAGCATCTGCCCATGCGACAGCTGATGCTGCTTCCATCCTGTGTCCCAAGTCTTCCAGGATTTGAATCCGCCGGAGCTGAATTATATGCTGACGATTATAAGGAATTATTTCATCATCCCCGTGTTGTTGGGTTAGGGGAGGTAATGGATTATGAAGGTGTTCTTTCCGGTGATAAACGTATACATGATCTACTGGAGGCTGCCAAAAAGCAGGACTGCTTTTTACAGGGTCACTCTCCCATGCTGCAGGGGAAAAAGCTTTCCGCCTATCTGTGTGCAGGCCCAAAATCCTGTCATGAAGTAAAAACAGGGGAAGAAGCTCTTGAAAAGTACAGAAAGGGTATGTGGATTGATATCAGAGAGGCGAATACGCAGGGGCGTATGAAGGAAATACTGGAGGCCTTTCAGGATATCCGTGACTATAGCCGTATCTGCTTTTGTAGCGATGACCGCCGCTGTAATGTGACAGAGGATTTGGGACATATGGATTATATGATAAAAAAGGCAGTAGCCCTTGGTATGCCGGTTGAGGATGCATTGCTTGCTGCAAGCTATCATGTTGCTCAGGAAGCGAATCTGCCACAGCTTGGAGCCATTGCCCCTGGATATGCTGCTGATATAGTGCTGTTAAATGATACAACCAATTTACAGGTACAAGCTGTATTCTATGAGGGAAAGCCTGTATGTAAAGGACAGAAATTATTAAAGCCAATAAAAATTTCTGCATATACTAAGCAAATGGAAAAGAAAAATACCGTTCGTATGACACCGTTTCATATGTCTGATTTCATGATAAAAGCAAAAGGTCCATTTTCTAAATTAAATATCATAAGTTTTGAATCAGAATATACATCGACATCATATTTAAAAACACGAGTTTGTATGGTTCACAAAGGGAACGTTCAGCTTAATAGAAAGCATAAGCAACTGTATCTTGCTGTATTCAACCGTTATAATCAAAAGCAAAGAGCAGTTTGTATAGTAGAAAAATTTGGCATCGATCATGGTGCCGTAGCCAGCAGTATATCGCATGACAGTCACAATATATGCGTTGTATACGATACTCTGGAGAATGGCTTACTGGCTGTTACCCAGATACAAGAAATGAACGGCGGATTCTGTGCTGTTGAACATGGACATGTTATTGCAGCAATGCCGCTTCCAGTAGCCGGATTGATGACCTCAGCAGCTGCAGAGGAAGCAGCAGAGCAGGTAAATACCATGGCAGCTGCTTTCCGAAGGCTGGGAAATACCTTTCTTGAAAATCCGGTTTCCAGAATTACGATTATGAATCTGCTGGTTTGTCCATATTGCAAGCTGTCAGATCATGGACTTGTTATGACAGAGGATAAAAAGCTAATACCTGTAGTGAAAGAGGAGGGAATTATGTTAAATGATTGCTATGAAAATGTTGTATTAAAAAAAGTACCGTTTCCTGAAGAGGAATCTTGTACTCCGGTTTTATTATCGGATGCTACCATACAGGAAAGATTGGACAAAGTTATATGCAAAATGAAGGAGAGGAAACTGGATTGTATTGCAGTGTATGCAGATGTAGAGCATGGAGCAAATTTTGAATATTTAACCGGATTTATTCCGCGTTTTGAAGAAGCACTGCTTATTCTTCATAAAAATAAAGATGCATATCTGCTTCTTGGAAATGAGGTGCTTTCTTTAGCCAGGCATGCAAGAATTGCTGCAAAGGGATTGCATATGTCTTACTTTTCTTTACCGGATCAGCCGCTGAATGAAGAACAGGATCTCCTACATGTTTTGAAAAAAGCGGGAATTCAGGAGGGGATGCAGCTTGGTATTGTCGGGTGGAAGGGCTTTTACCGCCTGAAAAAGGAGCTGTTTGATATTCCTTTCTATATGATTGAAGCGATGAGAGCTTGTAAAGCTGTGTTAAGGAATGCTACGGATCTGTTTATATCTCCTGCCTATGGGGTGAGAACAATAAATAATGCAAATGAAATTGCACATTATGAATATGGTCAGATACTGGCAGCAAAAGGCTTGCAAAGAGCCATTCTGGCTTTAAAGCCTGGAAAAACAGAGGTCGAGCTGGGAGGATTGCTTGAAGCAGAGGGACAGGTACATAATGTTGTAACCATATGCTCCAGTGGGAAGCGTTTTGAAAAAGCGAATTTATATCCAATGCATAAACCTGTACAGAAAGGGGAACGTATTTCTTTAACTGTCGGCTATAAGGGTGGTTTAGCAAGCAGGGCTGCTTTTGTGGCAAATAGCAGAGAAGACTTGCCATCAAATATAAGAGATTATGAAGAAAAGATCGCGAAGCCCTATTATGCAGCTATCTGCACCTGGCTTGAACATATTCATATAGGTATGGAAGGAAAAGAGGTACATGATCTGGTAGATACAATACTGCCAAAAGATAAATTTCATTGGAAACTAAATCCGGGTCATTTAAGTGCCGATGAGGAATGGCTGAGCAGCCCTATATATGAAGGGTCGAAGGAACAATTAAGGAGCGGTATGATTTTACAGATTGATATCATTCCCTCAGTGGAAGGATATCCTGGCTGCTGTTGTGAAAACGGAATTGTTCTTGCGGATGATAATTTGAAAAAGGAAATTCAAAAGGCTTATCCGGATACCTGGAATCGTATGCAGGAAAGAAGAAAATATCTGGAAAAGACACTGGGTATATATTTGCATAGTGATGTATTACCGTTAACAAACATGGTAGCGTATTATACACCATATCTGATGAATCACGAATACGCATATACCTGGAATCAGTAA
- a CDS encoding helix-turn-helix domain-containing protein encodes MTMGQVCCERIHDLCDERKISLNKLSIMCGMTQSTLSNITSGRSKNPTVSTIKKICDGLDITLVEFFDTDVFKNLDQEIK; translated from the coding sequence ATGACAATGGGACAAGTATGTTGTGAGCGGATTCATGATCTGTGCGACGAGAGAAAAATTTCTCTGAACAAGCTCAGTATCATGTGTGGAATGACGCAGTCTACGCTGAGCAACATCACATCAGGAAGAAGTAAGAATCCTACCGTTTCAACGATTAAGAAAATCTGTGACGGACTGGATATTACTCTTGTTGAATTTTTTGATACCGATGTATTCAAAAATCTGGATCAGGAAATTAAATAG
- a CDS encoding septum formation initiator family protein has product MANEKRTVKKKKNKIKTFLSLAAIFIACFLIYAASSDLMMTMKLKDEITSSEEMISSLENQKNDLSKEKENLENPEYVKRFARGKYMVSKPGEQVFKLPAKNDKDDD; this is encoded by the coding sequence ATGGCAAACGAGAAACGAACGGTCAAAAAGAAAAAAAACAAGATTAAAACCTTTTTAAGTCTGGCTGCTATTTTCATTGCATGCTTTCTGATTTATGCTGCAAGCTCTGATCTTATGATGACAATGAAGCTGAAGGATGAAATCACTTCTTCAGAGGAAATGATAAGCTCTTTGGAAAATCAGAAAAATGACCTGTCCAAGGAAAAAGAAAACCTGGAAAATCCGGAATATGTAAAACGGTTTGCCAGAGGAAAATATATGGTCAGCAAGCCAGGCGAGCAGGTGTTTAAGCTACCGGCTAAAAATGATAAAGATGATGACTGA
- the yabP gene encoding sporulation protein YabP translates to MEDNISNPLRFETNPYHNVVIKDRKVMELTGVKQIDSFDSSEFLLETAQGWMVIQGKDLTLGKLDTERGDVVIRGVIEALSYVSNKKGNGKESVISKIFK, encoded by the coding sequence ATGGAAGATAACATTAGCAATCCGCTTCGTTTTGAAACGAATCCATATCATAACGTAGTTATCAAGGATCGAAAGGTGATGGAGCTGACCGGTGTCAAGCAGATAGACAGCTTCGATTCCAGTGAATTTCTGTTAGAGACAGCACAGGGATGGATGGTAATTCAGGGAAAGGATCTGACGCTTGGCAAGCTGGATACGGAACGCGGTGATGTGGTGATTCGCGGCGTCATTGAAGCATTATCCTATGTATCCAATAAAAAGGGAAACGGAAAGGAATCAGTGATTTCAAAAATCTTTAAATAA
- a CDS encoding spore cortex biosynthesis protein YabQ encodes MLLPTQIQAILYHFLMGWVYAFGFSFLISFVKYLRFPIFKGIVEILYHILFTSLMFFGLYKINGGITNIYLICFFLLGAFIYFTWYLSVFMQLFTAIRRLLHPFKVKLLVAKSKIVAIIRLPGKIRKRRKANAKRKKSSRKKKKKKKASDETPD; translated from the coding sequence ATGCTGCTGCCTACTCAGATACAGGCGATACTCTATCATTTTTTAATGGGATGGGTATATGCTTTCGGCTTCAGTTTCTTAATCAGCTTTGTGAAATATCTCCGTTTTCCGATTTTCAAAGGTATCGTTGAGATCCTGTATCATATTCTGTTTACATCCCTTATGTTTTTTGGACTGTACAAGATCAATGGTGGTATCACCAATATTTATCTCATCTGCTTTTTTCTTCTCGGCGCTTTTATTTATTTCACATGGTATCTCAGCGTATTTATGCAGCTTTTTACAGCAATCCGCAGGCTGCTGCATCCGTTTAAAGTGAAACTTCTCGTTGCCAAATCGAAAATAGTTGCTATAATTAGATTACCAGGCAAAATCAGGAAGAGGAGGAAAGCGAATGCAAAACGAAAAAAAAGCAGCCGTAAAAAAAAGAAAAAGAAAAAAGCATCCGATGAAACTCCTGATTAG
- a CDS encoding HAD-IA family hydrolase, which produces MKKWEAVIFDMDGTLFDTETISMKAWKRVGEKLHLPTSDTFILSLIGRTRKDQQVIFDTYMPKSWPQEEACRLHTLYKKEEKQQNGVPLMGDVKGLLEMVKDKGYRIAMATSASAEDVEFNLHHAGIAPYFEIIVNEEMISQGKPAPDVYLKTAEMLGVQPQKCLVVEDSLNGVRSAYRANTNVVMIPDKVPPTKEIESMCNYILHSLDELKNMI; this is translated from the coding sequence ATGAAAAAATGGGAAGCGGTTATTTTTGATATGGATGGAACGCTGTTTGATACAGAGACAATTTCGATGAAGGCGTGGAAAAGAGTTGGTGAGAAGCTTCACCTTCCCACTAGTGACACATTTATCCTTTCACTGATTGGCAGAACGAGAAAGGATCAGCAGGTTATATTCGATACATACATGCCAAAGAGCTGGCCGCAGGAGGAAGCATGCCGTCTTCATACGCTTTATAAAAAGGAAGAAAAGCAGCAAAACGGTGTACCTCTTATGGGAGATGTCAAGGGTTTACTGGAAATGGTTAAGGATAAGGGATACCGTATTGCTATGGCGACTAGTGCTTCTGCAGAGGATGTAGAATTCAATTTACATCATGCAGGAATTGCACCTTACTTCGAAATTATCGTCAATGAGGAAATGATAAGTCAGGGAAAACCAGCGCCGGATGTATATCTAAAGACGGCAGAAATGCTGGGTGTTCAGCCGCAGAAATGTCTTGTGGTAGAGGATAGTCTGAATGGTGTGCGTTCTGCATATCGCGCAAATACAAACGTTGTGATGATACCGGACAAGGTTCCGCCTACAAAGGAAATTGAATCCATGTGCAATTATATATTACATAGTCTTGATGAATTGAAAAATATGATCTAA